GGCATGGGCGGATGACATGAGACCTCCGGGGGCTGCTTGCGAGGTGAAGGGGAGTTTCCCCAGCGGCAGACAGGCAAGCGCGCTGGCGCCGGCTGTGGCGGTGAGCGCCTGACGTCGGTTCAAACGGACAGTGGGACTGGAACTGCGAGGCTTGGAGCTGCGAGGCATGAGACCCTCCCGGTCTGGCGCGCCATGGAGGCTGCGCATAGTGTCTATCTTGACGGTGTTAAGATATGTTGCATCTGAACGCTGTCAAGATTAAATTGACTGCATGACAGGACAGACACGAAAAGGGCGGAAATCCGCCAGCTATCACCATGGAGATCTCAAGCGCGAGCTGCTTGCTGCGGCCCGGGCGCTGCTCGAGGAGGTGGGACCGGAAGCGCTGTCCCTGCGCAGCGTTGCGCGGGCGGCCGGTGTCAGCCAGGCCGCGCCGTATCATCACTTCGAGGACAAGGACGCGCTTCTCGCGGCCCTGGCCACTGAAGGCTTTGCCGAGCTATCAGCGCATATGGATGCCCAGTCGCGTGATGCCGGGACGAGCGGCGCGCATATGGGCGGGCTGGGGGCCGGCTACATTCTCTTTGCCGTGCGCAACCCGGCTCTGTTCCGCCTCATGCACGGGCCCCGTTTCGTGGCGAAGGACAAGTATACGGAGCTGCTTGAGACCGCGGCGCACAGCTACGAGATGCTGCGCGCAGGCGTAACAGCCTGTCTCGGTGATGCCCCAACAGCGCAGGAGATCGACACGGCCTGCACGGCGGCCTGGTCACTGGTGCATGGGGCATCCATGCTGGTGGTCGATGGGCGGGTCCAGGTGGGTGACAGCGATGAGGACATCATCGCCTTTGCCGCCCGCATGACCGGCCAGCTGCCGCTGCGCGGTGTCTGACATCTCTCAGTGCGCAGTGCTCAGCGCAAAAAAAGAGGGGAGACCCCCCGAAGGTCTCCCCTTGAGTATGTGCGCCCTCAACCCCGACGGTGTCGGGCGCTGCTCGAAAGAAGGTGGCGCTAGAAATCGGCGCCGTAGGTTGCCGAGTTGCCGATCGCCGTGGCGCTGAGGCCGGTGAAGGCAGCATGGTTGGTATTGTCGGTCTTGAAGTTGACCGTTGCGCTGGAAAGCGCGTTGTTCGTCTGGTTGTTGTTCACCTCAAGCGGGGCCGGATTGCCGAAGCCTGCGACCGCGCCGGTGGCGGAGTTGGCCACCGCGGTGGCGGTGCCCTGCGTCTTGCCCCAGCCGTCCGAGGCGGTGATCGTCGTCGTGGCCCTGGTCTCCGCATTGGCGGTCTGGGTCACGTTCATGACCCCACCGGCGAAGTTGGCACCTGCCGTGATCTTGTTCGACACGGCCAGCGAGTTGGCACCGGTATAGCCGTCGATCTCGTCCACGGTCACATCCACATTTGCCTGCACGGCGGCCTCGTTGGTCTGGGTCGAGGTCAGGTCCAGGGTCGAGCCGCGGGTGACGGCGGTGAAGTCGTTGGCGAAGGCCGCTGCCGTGGCGTCGACACCGGAGCCGTCGTCGTAGACAACCTTGATGTCGGCGATGACGCTGTTCAGGTTGATCTGGCCGTTGAGGACGGTCGAGACCGGAACAGTGGTCGTGGCAGTGGCGTCGGTGGTGGCTTCCTGCGCAGCTGCGCCGTTAGAGAGAGCCACGCAGACCGCTATCGACGCGGCCGTCAGAACCGGCATACCAGCCATACGGGCGATTGCGCGTTGCATAGTCATATCCTCCGGAAGAAGCAGGAGCAGTGTAAGGGGCGGGCTGCGCGGCAGGCGCGGCCTGGGTGTTGGTGTTGTAGTAGACCGGAGCCTGGGCCTGCGGAGCCTGGGCCTGCGGGGCAGTGGCATAGGTCTGGGTCGTGTGGCCGGCGGTGGCGTGCGGCACCTTCACGGTGGTCGCGGAGCCGTTCAGCTCGTTGACATAGCGGTTGGATGCCATGGCCTGACCGTCGCCCAGCGGATCCTCACCGGCGCAGGTGGCCGGGCCGAGGCCGTTCAGGCTGCCGATCATTTCCAGCACGGCGCGTTCGATGACCGAGCGCACGGCGAGCTGGATCGGCTCGAGGGCCTTTTCACCGGCACCGATGTCGATCAGGTTGCCGCCGAAGAAGTCGAACACGCCGGCGCGCAGCTCGCGGCCGATGATCTGCTTCTGGTAGGAGATCACGTCCACCACTTCGAGGGTGGAGGTCTTCACCAGGCGCAGGTCGAGGCCGACATTCAGCACATACTGCTTGGCAACCAGGGTTGCCGTGGTGCCGGTGGCGCTCTCTTCGGAGAACAGGCCGTCCAGGCCGCCGGAGC
The sequence above is drawn from the Pyruvatibacter mobilis genome and encodes:
- a CDS encoding TetR/AcrR family transcriptional regulator — its product is MTGQTRKGRKSASYHHGDLKRELLAAARALLEEVGPEALSLRSVARAAGVSQAAPYHHFEDKDALLAALATEGFAELSAHMDAQSRDAGTSGAHMGGLGAGYILFAVRNPALFRLMHGPRFVAKDKYTELLETAAHSYEMLRAGVTACLGDAPTAQEIDTACTAAWSLVHGASMLVVDGRVQVGDSDEDIIAFAARMTGQLPLRGV
- the hfaB gene encoding holdfast anchoring protein HfaB, giving the protein MARSILIKSPTNTRSALRGIAMSFGALALAGCISPVAGPSGTYATPIGNAPVISNETPYSTALRCMSRQVRGRGMAGPRIAVGQIADYTGKEEFEGGRKVTQGAALMAISALAKAGVRLVERFDTGVSELELKYANNKLIGDNGAEGAYRQVHAGQIPGSDYYLVGGITELNFNIRSGGLDGLFSEESATGTTATLVAKQYVLNVGLDLRLVKTSTLEVVDVISYQKQIIGRELRAGVFDFFGGNLIDIGAGEKALEPIQLAVRSVIERAVLEMIGSLNGLGPATCAGEDPLGDGQAMASNRYVNELNGSATTVKVPHATAGHTTQTYATAPQAQAPQAQAPVYYNTNTQAAPAAQPAPYTAPASSGGYDYATRNRPYGWYAGSDGRVDSGLRGSL